The DNA sequence TCATCCAACAGGATTGTCCAACTCGTTGGGGGTCCAAGCACGAAATGATAAGCGAATGATGGAGCAGCAAGACGCAGTAAATCGTGTTCTAGAGAACGGCAGAAAGGCCATCACCAAGCTCAACTGGCAACACAAGGATGTGTTAGTCTCCCTCGACAAAGCCCTCAAGCCAGTCAGTGATTTCACTGACATTCTCGGGGGAGAAAAATATGTCACCATATCGTCACTCATCCCAGTGCTCAAACTCATGGAGACTGATACTTTGTGCGCTGCTGAGGGGGACGTAGATCTCACCAGGGATGTGAAAGCTGGCATCTTAACACGACTGAAGGGAAAATACAACGACGACAAAGTCAGGGAGATTATGCACGTGGCCTGTTTCATTGATCCACTGTATCGTGGGACTCGTTTCTCTGGTGCAGAGTTGGAGGACACTGTGCGTAAAGTGGAGAAGGAGGCCATCACCCCGGCCAAAGAAATGGAGCGACCGGAGGAGAGGTGCTGGTGGAGGAGAGCAACGCAGCGGCAGCGGCGCAGCGGCAGCAGCTGCATCGTCGCCACCTAAAAAGAGAAGAAGTTTGGGGAGTCTTCTCAGCGACACAgcagtggctgctgctgccattCCAAAAACCACAGAGCAGAGGGTTTCAGATGAGATGCTCATCTACAAGCAAGAGGCAGTGGTTCACGGAGAAGAACATCCGTTGGGATGGTGGAGAAAGAGCCAGTTTCGCTTTCCACTGTTGGCAAACGTAGCACGCAAGTACCTTTGCATTTGTGCAACCAGCACTGCATCTGAGAGGTTGTTTAGCAAAGCAGGGAATGTTGTTACAGCTCAAAGGTGTCATTTGAAGCCAGCAAAGGTAGACATGCTGGTGTTTCTGGCTAAGAATCTTGAGTTTGATGACTGAGTCTGACAACGACGAGTAAGCTATGCCAGTCAGAGAGACAGGCTTTAAAGGGCATttaatttgcagtgttttatttattatttgatgTTCAGTGCAATTCTCTTATTGATACAATTGTCCTACATGATGTTTACAGGCTGTTTTCATGTGGACTTGCACTCACTGTGTAGTCTAGGCCAGCCGATTTATGCCCTGGTTAAATGGATATTTTCTGAGGCTGCagatttgtattttattattattatttgtatacGGTTTACAATTACATGTTCATTTGCACTCATTGAGTAGGCTGGGCCTGCCGATTTATGccatattttaaatggtttttgTTGAGGCAATTTTCTATTTTGTACATGTGCATGTCATAGAGACAGTTCGTTTTTTGTGTTCATTTGCATTCATTCAGTAGGCTAGGCCTGCAAATTTATGCCATTTGCCATACCGTATTTACATATTGTACATGTTAGAATACAAAGAGCACTGAGCAAAGAAGATCCTTTCATAAACAAAAGgataacaattttttttattttcctagAGATGTTCATGTTTGCATTGATTGAGTAAGCTAAacctgcaaatttatttgtaaggaaggaataaaagaaacgaggtgttactgtcactctgttgtcctatgtgctttgttttattgtaaatgagtcaattgcgccccaAATGGCGAAAATCtggtattaccgacttgatccgttttttcacaaaaaccggATCaaccgttttttgttttttttctcataccgacccaaccctaggaatcatctgcataacagtgATAAGATATATTGTATTTCCTCAGTATAGAGCCTAATGGAAGCATGTATAGTGAAAATAGCTACAGTGGAAGGatcataacaaaaaatacaaaagactgTAACGTTAAAAGGTATCTGCCTAAGGTTATTAAATACTTGCAGTGAGCACCCCACcccacagcagaaacaaaaagagagacGCTGTGCGCATTTACGCATGAGGCACAGCAGCGtcacttttattattaatattatttattatttatctgtctatctatgcAGTAGGGGCACATaatattgatataaaaataaaggccaaaaataaacacaagttGGTTACTGGTTGTGGTCTAATTTCTATTCCAATTCCccatttgaagaagaaaatggaaaaagcaccattatttttttattcacacggaaaaacaaaataatgcatttaatatttgtttatcctgttataaaacaaacaagttgaACACAGCTGCGGGTGGAGGGGACACGCACCCGTAACATATGCTCAGTTTGcatcagtcatttattcatttgagcGTTGTTGTATTGCCAGCCTTTAGTAAtatcattaattaatttcactATTTGGGATTCAGATGGGTGAGTGTGAGCAAACATTCTCAGTGTGACAATTTCGTTTCAGTTTGTGGCTGGCAGCCTATATtccttttttaattcaattccgaccttagtaattaaataatatcTTTCACCGTGTTGTCCACGTTTATATATCCTGCATGAAACAACACGATGAGAACGTACGGGGCGCATTATGTAAGATGCGCGAAAATCATCTCTGTCACATACAGTCATGAAAGTACAAATTATCTAGTGAAATCATTTCTCTGTATTTGACCCATCCTAAATATTCTATCAGAGAGCCTGCTGGTAAAAATAATACGTGAATATTctgttaaaatgtatgtatctgtataattaacctgttgttgttttgtgtgttattttCTCATTTCAGCACCACAGCAATAAAAGGATCAATAAAAGGATGTGGAGGGCCCCAAGTCTGTCTTCGCCTTGGGCCCCAATATGACTAAATCCGCCCCTGCCTGGAATGAAGCAAAGCTGGATGagccctccctcctcctgctctcacacacaacGAGTTCCACTCTGTCCACACATTTCCTTGATTCCTACCACTCAGATCTACAGATTGAAGATGGGTGTAACCAACATGTGGTGACATGACAGAGCTGACAGGCTCCATTCACTGCAGGAACACATGATGTTCAGTTCAGAGCTCAAACTAGTTTCACTGTTCAGGAAGTGAGAGTCAGACAGGTGTTGTCACTGAGAGGTGAAATGGCGCAGAAAGGAGTTGAGCTGGACCGAGAAACCTTCTCTTGTTCCATCTGTCTGGATCTACTGAAGGATCCAGTGACTATTCCATGTGGACACAGCTACTGCATGAACTGTATTAAAACCCACTGGGATGGAGAGGATGGGAAGAAAATCTACAGCTGCCCTCAGTGTAGGCAGGGCTTCACACCGAGGCCTGTCCTGGTGAAAAGCACCATGTTAGCAGTTTTAGTGGAGGAACTGAAGAAGACTGGACTCcaagctgctcctgctgatcaCTGCTATGCTGGAGCTGAAGTTGTGGCCTGTGATGTCTGCACTGGGAGAAAACTGAAAGCCCATAAGTCTTGTTTGGTGTGTATGGCCTCTTTCTGTGAGAAACACCTTCAATTTCATTATGAGTCAGCTCCGTTCAGGAAACACAAGCTGGTGGAGCCCTCCAAGAAGCTGCAGGAGAACATCTGCTCTCGTCATGATGAGGTGATGAAGATTTTCTGTCGCACTGATCAGCAGTGTATCTGTTATCTCTGCTCAATGGATGAACATAAAGGCCACGACACagtgtcagctgcagcagaaaggactgagaggcagagagagctggaggtGAGTCGACAAAACATCCAGCAGGGAAtccaggacagagagagagatgtgaagctgctccaacaggaggtggaggctATCAGTCACTCTGCTGATAAAGCAGTGGAGGACAGTGAGAAGATCTTCACTGAGCTGATCCGTCTCATGGAGGAAAGATGCTCTGATGTGGAGCAGAAGGTCAGATCGCAGCAGGAAACTGAAGTGAATCGAGTCAAAGAGCTTCAGGAGAAGTTGGAGCAGGAGATCACTGAGCTGAAGAGGAAAGACGCTGAGCTGGagcagctctcacacacagaggatcacAACCAGTTTCTACACAACTACCCCTCActgtcagcactcagtgaatccACACACTTATCCAGAATCAACATCCATCCTCTGAGCTACTTTGAGGACGTGACAGCAGCTGTGTCAGAAGTCAGAGATAAACTACAGGACATTATGAGGGAGACATGGACAAACATCTCACTGACAGTGACTGATGTGGATGTTTTACTGTCAGACCCAGAGCCCAAGACCAGAGCTGAGTTCTTAAAATATTCATGTGAAATCACACTGGATCCAAACACAGCAAATGAATTCCTGTTATTATCTGAGGGGAACAGAAAGGTAACATTCATGAGACAACAACAGTCTTATCCCAGTCACCCAGACAGTTTCACTGAAGAGTTTCAGGTCCTGAGCAGAGAGAGTCTGACTGGACgttgttactgggaggtggagtggagcGGGGGAAAGGTCTGTGTAGCAGTCGCATACAAGAATATCAAAAGAGAAGGTACCTCTTATGGTTGCAGATTTGGATTCAATAAAAAATCTTGGGCGTTATATTGTCATGAGAACTGTTATGTATTTTGGTACAACAATATTAAAACTCCTGTCTCAGGTCCTTGGTCCTCCAGAGTAGGGGTGTACCTGGATCACAGTGCAGGTATTCTGTCCTTCTACAGCGTTTCTGAAACCATgactctcctccacagagtccagaccacattcactcagcctctctatgCTGGACTCTGGGTTTATTATGTTGGAGTCATTGCTGAGTTGTGTGAACTCAAATagacagaagtcatttaagggtTAAATCCTGTGTATTAATTGTTATTTAGTCTCCATGTTTGTTGCTGAGAGCTGATTGTTGTGGCATCTCTTCACTGCACTgagatcagctgtcagtcaaacattACGGACGGTACTTTGTCGTCTTCTCCTGAATTGTTGTGTAAATATTTCTTGCAGTGGTGctccttcctgtgtgtgtttagccgTGGAGGCTGTCACTGCTCATCATGATGTGTTGTAAACTTCTTTGTGCTCTGAATGTTTAATGAACATTTCAGTGGATGTATTTGTACGTTGTTGTTTCTCTCCCACTGCATGAGTCTGAAGAGAGAAATCAGCAGACCTCCTTTATCTCCGATATTGTGCTTGTAAATTTGTACAGAAATGTATAATTAGCTTTTAATGTGTTAGTGTGACAGATTAGTTAGCTACTAGAAACTGTAATGATCCTGATCATAATTAATAAGGAGATCATTCATTAATGTCTTTTACACAAACTGAAGGTTTACATgatgaataaacaaacatgaacaaagtattttcttcttgtcttcattCCAGGGTATCAAACAAAGCCGATGGAGAAACTGTGACACTGATATGAGAGTATAACTGAGGCAGATGTCCTCCTGAAACAccacaaagtccagtgttcatgTTCAGAGCAGAGGAGCGTTTGTCAGTCAGTCTCTGTCCTTTAACTTTCCTCACTCAAACAGTTTTGTCACAGAGAAATGAGCAGAGTTTTCTATCGTGTGTTGCTTTTTACAAGGAACATTTTCTTTGTGCACTGAGTCAAGAAAGAGGATTTATTACAGAGAGATATTTAGAGTTGATTTGGTTAAGTTCAGGTGtgaagaggttttttttgtcctgAAACACACAAGAGACAACAGATCAACAAATCTGTCTTTACTGATGTTGTTTGAAGCTGCCAAAGGCTCAGTGAAGTTTGGACATGTCTTCCTGCAGTGAACATCACTGCAGGTTAACAAGTGAAATGTGGAAAGTGATGCACAACACAAGAGGACGCCTTCATCCTGCTAACCAGGGATGTAGTGGAGGTTAAAGCACCTCAACTCACTGTGTCCACAGTTTTAGTTCAGAACATGTTTTTAGGCTGATAAAAACCTTTATAGTAAAAGTGCATTGTGTCATACATCATGGTAAAAGCTGTCAAACTGATATTAGTTCATCAGTTAGAGGAACTTTACTGTCAGTGATTTAATGCACCACCCTGCCAGCACGCTACGAGacccaaatcaaacacacccaagATGATGGAGACAGACGGTTGCATGTTGGATCTGGCTAACGTGCTAAATGCTCATGGTGGATCCTGCAGCTGTGACTTCTACATTCATTGGGGAACTTTAGGTGTGTGAGGCCTTTGTTCTGTTTGTGACAATAATCCCTGATGTGACTgcagagaagtttcagctggttgcaatgtgcagtCGTCACAgctagatgcccctaaatccccctaaatcttacacactggactttgaaGCAAAAAATCTTTTACCAACCATAAccaggtggtttttgtgcctaaagaTAAACACAAGTTGTTGAGACATAAAGTTTATATCACCGTACATATGTAaggtatctgtggtttgcagaaacgtacaatgccaacatttattcagcCGACTGGGTTGAAACCGATGATCTTGATGAAGTGGAGAATATCAGAAAAAGTTACAGTATGGATGACTGTGTCACAAagttctttctgtctcattgtgtcatacggattacagttaatttatcatgttgatctgttctgtacgacatctattgcatgtctgtccgtcctggaagaggaatccctcctcagttgctcttcctgaggtttctactgttttttccccgttaaaggtttttttttgaggagttttcctgatcagctgcgagggtccaaaggacagagggatgtcgtatgctgtaaagccctgtgaggcaaactgtgatttgtgatattggactttataaataaaaatgattgattgaggcagactgacaggtctgatatgtcttattcactcagcagctgacttgttgaatgatggcgagtggatttaataatagtgataataataatgacaatgatgctcatcacagtgacagtggcagggctacagaccgttctTTAATTGCGACAAACTTAggcaaatgactcaataacaatggtaacacatgcaaaagtgtgtgaccaaagtcatgacggtggggggtgggggttacggctttgatcagcgaatataatgtgacttgggatgtacaCCAGACTctggctccgttatgcagcagatccagctgcgCCGGCGTCATCAGAATAGGACGTCGCTTTATGTCACGCTTCAGAGTAAGGTCGTGTCATGTCTCTTAATCAGCAATCCTCGctcctcactcctaactcctgactcctgcatgtttccctaagtgggagggactgAACAGTTGGGTAAGGTGGCTAGATaaggtggttagcagtaattttaagagacttgggatgcaGGCATTGGATTTGTTTGACTGTTTTGACTGCCATCCTGTTTCCAGCCTGTGAGCCTGTTCCTCACTGTTACcttcatttctttgtgtttgtctgcatttcagtcatcctcctcctgctgcccaAATTCACTACTGTGACAAATTGCCTAAAAGAATATATCAACATATACTCCAAAAAAATCACACTGGACAGAGTCAATAATGGAAACATGTAAAGATATACATGATGAGACAGAGCTGCAGTGACGGGCATTTAGAATATGGTTTGATTTAAGAAGGAGGATATGAAGAAAATAATATGTAGCTTGTAAAAATCTGAACAacataaataagaaaaataaatatgtctcTCACTGAACTGCAGAGTCAAATGATGTGGTGCATTCAGGTCCTGTGGGATTCAGAGGTGCAACAATTAACTCGTCATTTATTGGTTTAAATGCATCAAACATTAGAATACacattttattcacatttacattttgaatTTAACCAGTTTTCTTCAAAAGTATTTCGTGGACTTTATGAAATGAGTCAAAACAGTTTGATAATATTATTACAGCAGTGTTtaaattttctattttttgtatCCACTGTATGTAAATAATTATAATCATGAAAAACTTTATTCAAACTGTATTTTTGGAAAATGAGAAGAATCCATTTTAAGGACTGAGGAGCCGTCTCCAAACCCACTGATTCTAAGAGTTTACCTCCTAAAAGTTGAAGTGattagtgtttttaaatgagaaatgagctttattttaaacaagtgttaaacacacagtatCTCTGTCTCAAACCGCTCCTCTTCCTGGAATGACTCAGAGTTTTATgagccctccctcctcctcctgctctcacacacagcgAGCTCCACTCTGTCCACACATTTCCTTGTTCCCTCCCCTTCAGACCTACAGATTGAAGATGGGTGTAACCAACATGTGGTGACGTGAGAGAGCTGACAGGCTCCATTCACTGCAGGAACACATGATGTTCAGTTCAGAGCTCAAACTAGTTTCACTTTTAAGGAAGTGAGAGTCAGACAGGCGTTGTCACTGAGAGGTGAAATGGCGCAGAAAGGAGTTGAGCTGGACCGAGAAACCTTCTCTTGTTCCATCTGTCTGGATCTACTGAAGGATCCGGTGACTATTCCCTGTGGACACAGCTACTGCATGAACTGTATTAAAACCCACTGGGATGAAGAGGATGGGAAGAAAATCTACAGCTGCCCTCAGTGTAGGCAGAGCTTCACACCGAGGCCTGTCCTGATGAAAAGCACCATGTTAGCAGTTTTAGTGGAGGAACTGAAGAAGACTGGACTCcaagctgctcctgctgatcaCTGCTATGCTGGAGCTAAAGATGTGGCCTGTGATGTCTGCACTGGGAGAAAACTGAAAGCCCTCAAGtcctgtttggtgtgtgtggctTCTTACTGTGAGAAACACCTCCAGCCTCATTATGAATCCTCTGCCTTTGAAAAACACAAGCTGGTGGAGCCTTCCAAGAAGCTGCAGGAGAACATCTGCTCTCGTCATGATGAGGTGATGAAGCTGTTCTGTCGCACTGATCAGCAGTGTATCTGTTATCTCTGCTCAATGGATGAACATAAAGGCCACGACACagtgtcagctgcagcagaaaggactgagaggcagagagagctgcAGGTGTGTCGACAAAACATCCAGCAGGGAATccaggacagagagaaagatgtgaAGCTGCTCCAACACGAGGTGGAGGCTATCAGTCGTTCTGCAGATAAAGCAGTGGAGGACAGTGAGAAGATCTTCACTGAGCTGATCCGTCTCATGGAGGAAAGACGCTCTGATGTGGAGCAGCAGGTCAGATGGCAGCAGGAAACTGAAGTGAGTCGAGTCAAAGAGCTTcaggagaagctggagcaggagatCACTGAGCTGAAGAGGAAAGACGCTGAGCTGATgaagctctcacacacagagg is a window from the Epinephelus fuscoguttatus linkage group LG15, E.fuscoguttatus.final_Chr_v1 genome containing:
- the LOC125901715 gene encoding E3 ubiquitin/ISG15 ligase TRIM25-like, producing MAQKGVELDRETFSCSICLDLLKDPVTIPCGHSYCMNCIKTHWDGEDGKKIYSCPQCRQGFTPRPVLVKSTMLAVLVEELKKTGLQAAPADHCYAGAEVVACDVCTGRKLKAHKSCLVCMASFCEKHLQFHYESAPFRKHKLVEPSKKLQENICSRHDEVMKIFCRTDQQCICYLCSMDEHKGHDTVSAAAERTERQRELEVSRQNIQQGIQDRERDVKLLQQEVEAISHSADKAVEDSEKIFTELIRLMEERCSDVEQKVRSQQETEVNRVKELQEKLEQEITELKRKDAELEQLSHTEDHNQFLHNYPSLSALSESTHLSRINIHPLSYFEDVTAAVSEVRDKLQDIMRETWTNISLTVTDVDVLLSDPEPKTRAEFLKYSCEITLDPNTANEFLLLSEGNRKVTFMRQQQSYPSHPDSFTEEFQVLSRESLTGRCYWEVEWSGGKVCVAVAYKNIKREGTSYGCRFGFNKKSWALYCHENCYVFWYNNIKTPVSGPWSSRVGVYLDHSAGILSFYSVSETMTLLHRVQTTFTQPLYAGLWVYYVGVIAELCELK
- the LOC125901713 gene encoding tripartite motif-containing protein 16-like; translated protein: MAQKGVELDRETFSCSICLDLLKDPVTIPCGHSYCMNCIKTHWDEEDGKKIYSCPQCRQSFTPRPVLMKSTMLAVLVEELKKTGLQAAPADHCYAGAKDVACDVCTGRKLKALKSCLVCVASYCEKHLQPHYESSAFEKHKLVEPSKKLQENICSRHDEVMKLFCRTDQQCICYLCSMDEHKGHDTVSAAAERTERQRELQVCRQNIQQGIQDREKDVKLLQHEVEAISRSADKAVEDSEKIFTELIRLMEERRSDVEQQVRWQQETEVSRVKELQEKLEQEITELKRKDAELMKLSHTEDHNLFLHNYPSLSALSESTHSSSINIRPLSYFEDVTAAVSEVRGKLQDVLRETWTNVSLTVTDVDVLLSDPEPKTRAEFLKYSREITLDPNTAHTRLFLSEGNRKVTLMNQQQSYSDHPYRFTEEFQVLSRESLTGRCYWEVEWSGGIDYVAVTYKNISRAGSINKCRLGWNDKSWALRCEKSSYKFLYNNAETPISGPQSSRVGLYLDHSAGIMSFYSVSETMTLLHRVQTTFTQPLYAGFLLYPSHGNTSWIYIQK